From one Thalassobaculum sp. OXR-137 genomic stretch:
- a CDS encoding phosphonopyruvate decarboxylase yields MSDQSVWGAELYDTLVDGGVSIFAYVPDGGHKVMIQKSLEDDRVQSIPLTTEEEGVALTAGADLGGKKAVLLMQSSGTGNCINMLSLQANGRFPFLAIITMRGTFGEQNPWQVPMGKAVRPCLEAIGVHVLEVERPEELKETTHAAMNLAFRSNCAVALLLTQKFIGAKAF; encoded by the coding sequence ATGTCGGACCAATCGGTTTGGGGCGCTGAGCTCTACGACACGCTGGTGGACGGCGGCGTGTCGATTTTCGCCTATGTCCCGGACGGCGGGCACAAGGTGATGATCCAGAAGTCGCTGGAGGACGATCGCGTCCAGTCCATCCCGCTTACCACCGAGGAAGAGGGCGTGGCGTTGACCGCCGGCGCCGATCTCGGCGGCAAGAAGGCGGTGCTGCTGATGCAGTCGAGCGGTACCGGCAACTGCATCAACATGCTGTCGCTGCAGGCCAACGGCCGTTTCCCGTTCCTCGCCATCATCACCATGCGCGGTACCTTCGGCGAGCAGAACCCCTGGCAGGTCCCGATGGGCAAGGCCGTGCGCCCGTGCCTGGAGGCGATCGGCGTCCATGTGCTGGAGGTCGAGCGGCCGGAGGAACTGAAGGAGACGACCCACGCGGCGATGAACCTCGCCTTCCGGTCCAACTGCGCGGTGGCGCTTCTGCTGACCCAGAAGTTCATCGGCGCCAAGGCGTTCTGA